The following proteins come from a genomic window of Pyxidicoccus sp. MSG2:
- a CDS encoding M28 family metallopeptidase — MASETLASKFPSLRAWLSALAAFALTVLAVLHAARPTASGAADAPADAFSEARALPLVRHLTEDIGLRVVGTEGSRRASEALVRRLREIPGLEVEVQEVSGGRVGWRALDYRVRNVLARLPGGSPEALLLSAHYDSPPESVGAADDAAGVAVMVEVARALAASGRLPRTVVFNFNEGEEEGLLGADGFMRHPWARDVRAFINLEAAGARGKALLFQVSEGDAVIARAYQRAFPQPWAMAVAQDLFQGGLVPSDTDFRVYQEHGLRGLDLAFYEDGYAYHSALDRLERLEPGGIQQLGEGVLALVRELARTPLRTGGDTSEPVVFYDVLGRWMVVHSRTAAVVLAAAVTLLALAVLGVGLRRGVLQGRRLLGGVGRGASMLVAGVAVPVLASLGLTLLGRTHGWYAHPWLAVVGFGALSLAGGVGAGALVSRGRGEPVEERATHGAAGAVVLWLVALWALSAAGLGSAYVALWMAAGAALVLVVRMFLPRVGVPVQWWLLVPSLCVLGQFVRCILVFFIPAAGRMSLGVSFEPVIAGVVGLGGAAALLLAAGPVEASGARKRVLGVVALVGVAGWAAMAVVPVYDAEHPKRIRAERKVGGEGQRWSLLDEDAPALEHALRGGGCSRVDAGWRGDEACESALERAPAVDAGMRVLSSEGEAGGLRTVSLELEARGAFAIDITVPSQSVVAWTSPLPRLFAPEDPYTVRVIAPPAEGWKTTLTLKGDGPVPVSIERRYLANGALQTKLEAMLQPWTTADLVVVETASASLP; from the coding sequence ATGGCCAGCGAAACCCTCGCATCGAAATTCCCTTCACTTCGAGCGTGGCTGTCCGCGCTCGCGGCCTTCGCACTGACGGTGTTGGCGGTGCTTCACGCCGCGCGGCCCACCGCGTCAGGCGCCGCGGACGCACCGGCGGACGCGTTCTCCGAGGCGCGCGCGCTGCCGCTGGTGCGGCACCTCACCGAGGACATCGGACTGAGGGTGGTGGGGACGGAGGGCTCCCGGCGTGCGTCGGAGGCGCTGGTGCGCCGGCTGCGCGAGATTCCGGGGCTGGAGGTCGAGGTGCAGGAGGTATCGGGGGGGCGGGTGGGTTGGAGGGCGCTCGACTACCGCGTGAGGAACGTGCTCGCCAGGCTGCCGGGTGGGTCGCCGGAGGCGCTGCTCCTGTCGGCGCACTACGACTCGCCGCCAGAGAGCGTGGGGGCGGCGGATGATGCGGCGGGTGTGGCGGTGATGGTGGAGGTGGCGCGGGCGCTCGCCGCGTCGGGCCGGCTGCCGCGCACGGTGGTCTTCAACTTCAACGAGGGGGAGGAGGAGGGGCTGCTCGGGGCGGACGGCTTCATGCGTCATCCATGGGCACGGGACGTGCGGGCCTTCATCAACCTGGAGGCCGCGGGAGCGCGGGGCAAGGCGCTGCTCTTCCAGGTGAGCGAGGGCGACGCCGTGATTGCCCGGGCGTACCAGCGGGCCTTCCCACAGCCGTGGGCGATGGCCGTCGCGCAGGACCTCTTCCAGGGTGGGTTGGTGCCGTCCGATACGGACTTCCGGGTGTACCAGGAGCACGGGCTGCGGGGCCTGGACCTCGCGTTCTACGAGGACGGGTACGCGTACCACTCGGCGCTGGACCGACTGGAGCGGCTGGAGCCGGGTGGAATCCAGCAATTGGGCGAGGGCGTCCTGGCGCTGGTGCGTGAGTTGGCGCGGACGCCGCTGCGGACGGGTGGGGACACGTCCGAGCCGGTCGTCTTCTACGACGTGCTCGGCAGGTGGATGGTGGTCCACTCGCGCACGGCGGCGGTGGTGCTCGCGGCGGCAGTCACGTTGCTCGCGCTCGCAGTGTTGGGGGTGGGGCTGCGGCGTGGGGTGCTCCAGGGCAGGCGGCTGCTCGGTGGAGTGGGGCGGGGCGCGAGCATGCTGGTGGCGGGGGTGGCGGTCCCCGTGTTGGCCTCGCTGGGCCTGACGCTGCTGGGGCGGACGCATGGGTGGTACGCGCATCCCTGGCTGGCGGTGGTGGGCTTCGGCGCGCTGTCGCTGGCGGGTGGGGTGGGCGCGGGGGCGCTCGTGTCCCGTGGGCGGGGCGAGCCCGTGGAGGAGCGGGCGACGCACGGTGCGGCGGGGGCGGTGGTGCTCTGGCTGGTGGCTCTGTGGGCGCTGAGCGCTGCGGGGCTGGGGTCGGCGTACGTGGCGCTGTGGATGGCGGCGGGGGCGGCCCTGGTGCTCGTGGTGCGGATGTTCCTGCCACGTGTGGGGGTGCCGGTGCAGTGGTGGCTGCTGGTGCCGTCGCTGTGCGTGCTGGGGCAGTTCGTGCGGTGCATCCTGGTCTTCTTCATCCCGGCCGCGGGCCGTATGTCGTTGGGGGTCTCGTTTGAACCGGTGATTGCGGGCGTCGTGGGGTTGGGGGGCGCGGCGGCGCTGCTGCTCGCGGCGGGGCCCGTGGAGGCCTCGGGTGCGCGGAAGCGGGTGCTGGGGGTTGTGGCGCTCGTGGGGGTGGCCGGGTGGGCCGCCATGGCGGTGGTCCCCGTCTACGACGCGGAGCACCCGAAGCGGATCCGCGCGGAGCGCAAGGTGGGGGGGGAGGGGCAGCGCTGGAGCCTGCTGGACGAGGACGCTCCCGCGCTGGAGCACGCGCTGCGCGGGGGGGGCTGTTCCCGGGTGGATGCGGGCTGGAGAGGTGACGAGGCTTGTGAGAGCGCGCTGGAGCGTGCGCCTGCGGTGGACGCGGGCATGCGAGTGCTCTCGTCGGAGGGTGAGGCGGGAGGGCTGCGCACGGTGTCGTTGGAACTCGAGGCGCGGGGGGCCTTCGCCATCGACATCACGGTGCCTTCGCAGTCCGTGGTGGCATGGACCTCACCGCTGCCGCGGTTGTTCGCGCCGGAAGACCCGTACACGGTCCGCGTGATTGCCCCACCCGCGGAGGGATGGAAGACGACGCTCACGCTGAAGGGGGACGGGCCGGTGCCCGTGTCCATCGAGCGGCGATACCTTGCGAATGGGGCACTTCAGACGAAGCTGGAGGCGATGCTCCAGCCGTGGACCACGGCGGACCTCGTCGTGGTGGAGACGGCGAGCGCGTCACTCCCGTGA
- a CDS encoding aKG-HExxH-type peptide beta-hydroxylase translates to MDPKALLLRALSTPYEALDPRVIDFAGQSTSVQPVRPFLDQCRARLESAGGAGLCAVLEEWLVPDRRFDTAWDPIFGTVRRLRRDKTTEDLERHAATLGLKLHAEGFIEGEWRLSLGGQHRLLWGTWLLPPAEEVAVRARSNEVSLDLRLGDAIRRVEGRRSGAKWVLDGADPLAVIEDPRFPVAFLPPSLLVGSEYDAIRATVATDVPDTFRAAWSEALTLLSQHAPRFSPWVKRFIRNIILLRNEDGALRSNSYPDLPGQIQMSMSDNPAAIAEMLIHEACHQHFFLANRFGPVHDGSDDTLYWSPVQQRGRHIRYILFAYHAFANVVLYYRACRAAGIEPRDGFYEREEPQLLPQLKELERPLRESPALTPLGRNLFEPLSTRIH, encoded by the coding sequence TTGGATCCGAAAGCCCTACTGCTGCGGGCGTTATCCACGCCCTATGAGGCCCTTGACCCTCGGGTGATCGACTTCGCGGGACAGAGCACGTCGGTGCAGCCCGTTCGCCCTTTTCTGGACCAGTGCCGGGCGCGTCTGGAATCAGCGGGTGGCGCCGGCCTGTGCGCGGTATTGGAGGAGTGGTTGGTTCCGGACCGGCGCTTCGACACGGCCTGGGATCCGATATTCGGTACCGTCCGGAGGCTCAGGCGGGACAAGACGACAGAAGACCTCGAGCGTCACGCCGCCACGCTCGGGTTGAAACTGCACGCGGAGGGCTTCATCGAAGGGGAGTGGCGCTTGTCGCTGGGCGGCCAACACCGGCTGCTGTGGGGGACATGGCTGCTGCCACCGGCAGAGGAGGTGGCCGTGAGGGCTCGTTCCAACGAAGTCTCGCTGGACCTTCGGCTCGGGGACGCCATCCGTCGTGTCGAGGGCCGGCGCTCCGGCGCGAAGTGGGTGCTGGATGGGGCGGACCCGTTGGCGGTCATCGAGGATCCACGCTTCCCCGTGGCGTTCCTCCCTCCCTCTCTGCTCGTCGGGAGCGAGTACGACGCAATCCGCGCGACGGTTGCCACCGACGTACCCGACACCTTCCGGGCTGCTTGGTCGGAGGCCCTCACCCTGCTGAGCCAGCACGCCCCCAGGTTCTCACCCTGGGTGAAGCGCTTCATCCGGAACATCATCCTGTTGCGCAATGAAGACGGAGCCCTCCGCAGCAACAGCTATCCCGATCTCCCCGGGCAAATCCAGATGTCCATGTCAGACAACCCTGCGGCCATTGCGGAGATGCTCATCCACGAGGCTTGTCATCAGCACTTCTTCCTGGCGAACCGTTTCGGGCCGGTGCACGACGGCTCGGACGACACGCTCTACTGGTCCCCCGTGCAGCAGCGAGGCCGGCACATCCGCTACATTCTCTTCGCGTACCACGCGTTCGCCAACGTCGTGCTCTATTACCGCGCTTGCCGCGCTGCCGGAATCGAGCCGCGTGACGGATTCTACGAGCGAGAGGAGCCACAGCTTCTCCCCCAGCTGAAAGAGCTGGAGAGACCGCTGCGTGAGAGTCCCGCCCTGACCCCGCTAGGGCGTAACCTGTTCGAGCCCTTGAGCACCCGGATTCACTGA
- a CDS encoding radical SAM protein produces MRSKEASSDMRVQMLVLKVASRCNLNCTYCYVYNLGDSTWKRQPKTMSRKVVSALLQRVRSHCLQHGVKSFLFIFHGGEPLLAGPEFYSHFVEEARRILLPDVTPVFTLQTNGTLLTDEWCSLLASLKVRIGISLDGPREVNDKYRVDHAGRGSYDAARRGIDTVLASPHVRIPLSILSVINIQSDPIAVYEHLKELGVRTVDFLLPEATHDRPYLGWGSSDAPYADWLIAIFDRWFLERPVTIRIRFFQEIMTELLGGQSVLDTFGPSKNEVLVIETDGGIEPVGSLTICGDGFTKLGANVLTHEFDEALNTELARDYHLSGQSLSDTCKQCPVHEVCGGGYLPHRFSKKNGFDNPSVYCKDLMKLVTHIQNRVLEQMTPATREKVGLVPLSYERAKALLERNLMQPQAVFERRAANG; encoded by the coding sequence ATGCGTTCCAAGGAAGCTTCGTCCGACATGCGGGTGCAGATGCTGGTGCTCAAGGTCGCCAGCCGGTGCAACCTCAACTGCACGTACTGCTACGTGTACAACCTCGGTGATAGCACCTGGAAACGGCAGCCCAAGACGATGTCTCGCAAGGTGGTGAGCGCTCTACTGCAACGGGTGCGGTCCCATTGCCTGCAGCACGGAGTGAAGTCCTTCCTCTTCATCTTTCACGGCGGAGAGCCGCTGCTGGCCGGCCCGGAGTTCTATTCCCACTTCGTGGAGGAGGCCCGACGTATCTTGCTGCCCGACGTGACGCCAGTCTTTACCTTGCAGACCAATGGGACGTTGCTGACGGACGAGTGGTGCAGCCTCCTGGCTTCGCTCAAGGTCCGTATCGGCATCAGCCTGGATGGTCCCCGGGAGGTCAATGACAAGTACCGGGTGGATCACGCTGGCCGGGGCTCCTATGACGCCGCACGGCGAGGTATCGACACGGTCCTCGCGTCCCCGCACGTCCGCATTCCGCTGAGCATCCTTAGCGTCATCAACATCCAGTCTGATCCCATCGCAGTGTACGAGCACCTGAAGGAGTTGGGCGTCAGGACGGTGGACTTCCTCCTGCCCGAGGCGACCCATGACCGGCCATACCTTGGATGGGGCAGCTCCGACGCGCCATATGCCGACTGGTTGATCGCCATCTTCGACCGATGGTTCCTCGAAAGACCCGTCACGATAAGGATCCGCTTCTTCCAGGAGATCATGACCGAGCTACTGGGGGGACAGTCGGTCCTGGACACGTTCGGGCCGAGTAAGAATGAAGTCCTGGTGATCGAAACGGACGGGGGTATCGAGCCGGTCGGCTCGCTGACCATCTGCGGCGACGGCTTCACCAAGCTCGGCGCCAACGTGCTGACACATGAGTTCGATGAGGCGCTGAACACCGAACTGGCCAGGGACTATCACCTGAGCGGCCAGAGCCTGAGCGACACCTGTAAGCAGTGCCCGGTCCACGAGGTGTGCGGCGGCGGGTATCTGCCCCACCGCTTCAGCAAGAAGAACGGTTTCGACAATCCCTCGGTGTACTGCAAGGACTTGATGAAGCTCGTCACCCACATCCAGAACAGGGTGCTCGAACAGATGACGCCCGCGACCCGGGAGAAGGTCGGCCTTGTGCCGCTGAGTTATGAGCGTGCGAAGGCCTTGCTGGAGCGAAACCTGATGCAACCCCAGGCCGTCTTCGAGCGGCGGGCTGCCAACGGCTGA
- a CDS encoding radical SAM protein produces MTPQDESNALKVKLLVLKVASRCNLNCTYCYVYNVGDNTWKQQPKVMPPHVMRSLIQRVRTHALRHKLPVFVFVFHGGEPLLCGQQFFIDFVTEAKRVLEPEVAPVFTLQTNGTLLTEEWCRLFSELGISIGISLDGPPEINDLTRVDHAGKGSYAAVRRGIEVVKSSPHIQSAPSLLTVINPDTDPVAIYEHFKSIGLSAVDFLLPEATHDRPYPVKAGSETPYADWLIQIFDRWFHEKPVPMKIRVFNGIISQVLGKKSTIDSLGTNRNEVLVVEADGSIEPIGSLKVCGNGFTKLGANVLRSEFDDALNTELASAYNLSGEKLCATCSKCPIQEVCGGGYLPHRHSQKNGFDNPSVYCKDLMKLITHVQNRVLEQLPGTARVKLGLTPLTYDNAKHLLAAVTQQMSLGGARL; encoded by the coding sequence ATGACGCCCCAGGACGAATCAAATGCCCTCAAGGTCAAGCTGCTGGTGCTCAAGGTCGCCAGCCGCTGCAACCTGAACTGTACCTACTGCTATGTTTACAATGTGGGGGACAACACCTGGAAGCAGCAGCCCAAGGTCATGCCTCCCCATGTAATGAGGAGCCTGATTCAACGGGTTAGGACACACGCACTGCGCCACAAACTCCCTGTCTTCGTGTTCGTCTTCCACGGAGGGGAACCGTTGCTGTGCGGGCAGCAATTCTTCATCGACTTCGTGACTGAGGCCAAGCGCGTCCTGGAGCCGGAGGTGGCCCCCGTCTTCACTCTGCAGACCAATGGGACGCTGCTCACCGAGGAGTGGTGCAGGCTCTTCTCGGAACTGGGCATCAGCATCGGCATCAGCCTGGACGGCCCACCGGAAATCAACGACCTGACACGGGTGGACCACGCCGGAAAGGGCTCCTACGCCGCCGTCCGGCGAGGCATCGAGGTTGTCAAGAGCTCCCCGCACATCCAGAGTGCCCCTTCGCTCCTGACGGTCATCAACCCCGACACCGACCCGGTGGCCATCTACGAGCACTTCAAGTCGATAGGCCTCTCCGCGGTGGACTTCCTGCTCCCGGAAGCGACGCATGATCGGCCCTACCCCGTCAAGGCCGGCTCCGAGACGCCCTACGCCGACTGGCTCATCCAGATCTTCGACCGGTGGTTCCACGAGAAGCCGGTGCCAATGAAGATCCGCGTCTTCAATGGCATCATCAGCCAGGTTCTCGGCAAGAAGTCCACGATTGACAGCCTCGGCACCAACCGCAACGAGGTGCTGGTGGTGGAGGCGGATGGCAGCATCGAGCCCATCGGCTCGCTCAAGGTATGCGGCAACGGCTTCACCAAGCTTGGCGCGAATGTCCTCAGGAGCGAGTTCGACGACGCACTGAACACCGAGCTTGCCTCTGCCTACAACCTCAGCGGCGAGAAGCTGTGCGCGACCTGCTCGAAGTGTCCCATCCAGGAAGTCTGCGGCGGAGGGTACCTGCCCCATCGCCACAGCCAGAAGAACGGGTTCGATAACCCCTCGGTGTACTGCAAGGACCTGATGAAGCTCATCACCCATGTCCAGAACAGGGTGCTTGAGCAACTCCCCGGCACTGCTCGCGTCAAGCTGGGACTGACGCCGCTGACCTACGACAACGCCAAGCATCTACTCGCCGCCGTGACACAGCAGATGTCCCTGGGCGGGGCACGCCTCTAG
- a CDS encoding peptidase domain-containing ABC transporter codes for MASDPQPQVAPPSSGAPPKDPPRGLRAWSRLGESRRKGRIPFIQQLNATECGAACLAMVLSYYGKPATVLEVREVIGSSRDGTNAKTLLDAGRWYNLRARGVSLDVDKLKHLPTASVLHWSFSHFVVFERLEQDAVVLVDPGHGRRRVSLEEFRREFTGVALLFEPGEGFERRSDTSSRVWRYIRQVLEHTGHLPRILITSLMLQLFALAVPVMTGALVDRVVPRNDQALLVVLGLGMAALVVFYFLAVLVRSRILVDLRTMLDARMTFGFIEHLTSLPYGFFQRRSTGDLMARVNSNSTLREILSFGALSGMVDGLLVCLYLGLLLWANSGLGLLVAGLGILQVVTFFLSRRRQQDLMSQNLHIQARSDSYLVEMLSGIETLKAMGSESRSIEHWTDLYVDVLNVSMARGRLSALVDSFLSAQRLAAPLCVLFYGAVLVLRGELSLGTMLGLNALAIGFLGPVSNLMQTAGQLQLVGSYVERIDDVLKTPPEQDPARVSPAPRLKGRIEFFNVGFRYGPLAPMVLQDVSFTIEPGQFVAIVGRSGSGKSTLASLLMGLHVPTSGRILYDNMDLALLEFGSVRRQIGVVTQRPYLFGATIRANIALADPSLPLERIVAAAKTACIHGDIAAMPLGYETPLIDGGASLSGGQRQRLSLARALVMEPAILALDEATSALDAVTESRVQQALDALRSTRIVIAHRLSTVLHADRILVMDQGRVVEQGTHQELLARKGVYAELVAAQLGADSPPSPFLFQASDRGLPSPAEGRSL; via the coding sequence ATGGCATCTGACCCCCAGCCCCAGGTGGCCCCCCCTTCCAGCGGCGCGCCTCCAAAAGATCCCCCTCGCGGCCTCCGAGCCTGGTCCCGGCTTGGGGAGTCACGGCGCAAGGGCCGCATCCCCTTCATCCAGCAGCTCAACGCGACCGAGTGCGGCGCCGCCTGCCTGGCCATGGTGCTGAGCTATTACGGCAAGCCGGCCACCGTCCTCGAGGTGCGGGAGGTGATTGGCTCCAGCCGGGACGGCACCAACGCCAAGACGTTGCTGGACGCGGGGCGCTGGTACAACCTGCGCGCCCGGGGCGTCAGCCTCGACGTCGACAAGCTCAAGCACCTGCCAACGGCCTCCGTGCTGCACTGGAGCTTCAGCCACTTCGTCGTCTTCGAACGGCTTGAACAGGACGCGGTGGTCCTCGTAGATCCCGGACACGGGCGGCGGCGCGTCTCGCTCGAGGAGTTCCGCCGCGAGTTCACTGGCGTAGCGCTGCTCTTCGAGCCTGGTGAGGGCTTCGAGCGCCGCTCCGACACCTCCTCGCGGGTGTGGCGTTATATCCGGCAGGTGCTGGAGCACACCGGACACCTGCCGCGCATCCTCATCACCTCGCTCATGCTCCAGTTGTTCGCGCTGGCGGTGCCGGTGATGACGGGCGCGCTGGTGGACCGGGTGGTACCACGTAACGACCAGGCGCTGCTCGTGGTGCTTGGCCTGGGCATGGCCGCCCTGGTGGTGTTCTACTTCTTGGCGGTACTGGTCCGATCTCGGATACTGGTGGACCTGCGCACGATGCTCGACGCGCGGATGACGTTCGGCTTCATCGAGCACCTGACCTCGCTGCCCTACGGTTTCTTCCAGCGCCGCTCCACTGGCGACCTGATGGCCCGGGTCAACAGTAACAGCACCCTCCGAGAGATCCTCTCCTTCGGAGCGCTCTCTGGCATGGTGGACGGCCTGCTGGTGTGCCTGTACCTCGGGCTGCTGCTGTGGGCGAACTCAGGCCTTGGGCTGCTGGTGGCGGGCCTGGGCATTCTCCAGGTGGTGACCTTCTTCCTGTCACGGCGCCGCCAGCAGGACCTGATGTCCCAGAACCTCCACATCCAGGCCCGCTCCGACAGCTACCTGGTGGAGATGCTCTCCGGCATCGAGACGCTCAAGGCGATGGGGAGCGAGAGCCGCTCCATCGAGCACTGGACGGACCTGTACGTTGACGTCCTCAATGTGTCCATGGCGCGCGGCCGGCTGAGCGCGCTGGTGGATTCGTTCCTCTCGGCGCAGCGGCTCGCCGCGCCTCTCTGTGTACTCTTCTATGGAGCCGTGCTGGTGCTGCGAGGAGAGCTCTCGCTTGGCACCATGCTCGGCCTGAACGCGCTGGCCATCGGATTCCTCGGGCCCGTGTCCAACCTGATGCAGACTGCCGGACAGCTCCAACTCGTGGGCAGCTACGTCGAGCGCATCGACGACGTGCTTAAGACGCCCCCGGAGCAGGACCCGGCCAGGGTCTCCCCGGCGCCGCGGTTGAAGGGCCGCATCGAGTTCTTCAACGTGGGCTTCCGCTATGGTCCGCTGGCCCCGATGGTACTCCAGGATGTCTCGTTTACCATCGAGCCAGGCCAGTTCGTCGCCATCGTCGGACGCTCGGGCTCGGGGAAGTCCACGCTGGCCAGCTTGCTGATGGGCCTGCACGTCCCCACCTCTGGTCGCATCCTGTACGACAACATGGACCTCGCCCTGCTCGAGTTCGGCTCGGTACGGCGGCAGATTGGCGTGGTGACGCAGCGGCCGTACCTGTTTGGAGCCACCATCCGCGCCAATATCGCACTGGCGGATCCCTCGCTGCCGCTGGAGCGCATCGTCGCTGCCGCCAAGACAGCCTGCATCCATGGCGACATCGCCGCCATGCCCCTTGGGTACGAAACTCCGCTCATCGACGGGGGTGCCTCGCTCTCCGGTGGCCAGCGACAGCGGCTCTCCCTTGCCCGGGCCCTGGTCATGGAGCCGGCCATTCTCGCCCTCGACGAGGCCACCAGCGCGCTCGACGCCGTCACCGAGTCTCGGGTCCAGCAGGCCCTGGACGCGCTGCGCTCCACCCGTATCGTCATCGCCCACCGGCTGAGCACCGTCCTCCACGCTGACCGCATCCTGGTGATGGACCAGGGCCGCGTGGTGGAACAGGGCACCCATCAAGAGTTGCTTGCGCGCAAGGGCGTCTACGCAGAACTCGTGGCCGCACAGCTTGGAGCGGATTCTCCGCCTTCCCCTTTCCTGTTCCAGGCCTCCGACAGGGGCCTTCCGTCACCTGCAGAGGGGCGGTCCCTGTAG
- a CDS encoding efflux RND transporter periplasmic adaptor subunit: MSDSPTKEQNSLASEQRPRVFRREAIEHRARPRHEAHLLQLTPDWALWTYRLLLAMCVVALAFGVFGSINDYASGTAIVLLEERLDVTARAAGTVTSVEVSPGQHVTALQVLVRQHSASEAAELRRIENEFELQLVKMLRDPADASAREALTTLRVQRELALARMDERTIRAPRAGRVSDIRIRPGQQLEPGELTLSLVGDDSHFRVAVMFPGQYRPLLRPGMPLRLELDGFPYAYQTLTVESVGNEVVGPAEVRRYLRQTTADSFTPQGSSVIVEARLPTTSFTDGMKTLGFYEGMQGRAEIAIRSENILISLVPGLKAIRKEHGI; this comes from the coding sequence ATGAGCGACTCTCCGACCAAGGAACAGAACTCACTGGCGTCGGAGCAACGGCCACGCGTCTTCCGCCGAGAGGCGATAGAGCACCGCGCGAGGCCTCGCCACGAGGCGCACCTGTTGCAGCTCACCCCGGATTGGGCCCTGTGGACCTACCGACTGCTGCTGGCCATGTGCGTCGTCGCGCTCGCCTTCGGCGTCTTCGGGTCCATCAATGACTATGCCTCCGGTACGGCCATCGTCCTGCTGGAGGAGCGCCTGGATGTGACTGCTCGGGCAGCAGGGACGGTGACCTCCGTCGAGGTGAGCCCGGGCCAGCACGTCACCGCCCTGCAGGTGCTAGTCCGCCAGCACTCCGCCAGCGAGGCTGCGGAGCTGCGCCGTATCGAGAACGAGTTCGAGCTCCAGCTCGTCAAGATGCTCCGCGACCCGGCGGATGCCTCCGCACGAGAGGCGCTCACCACGCTGCGTGTCCAGCGGGAGCTGGCACTGGCCCGCATGGACGAGCGCACCATCCGTGCTCCTCGGGCAGGACGGGTGAGCGACATCCGGATCCGCCCCGGCCAGCAGCTCGAGCCCGGCGAACTCACGCTCTCACTCGTCGGGGACGACTCCCACTTCCGCGTGGCGGTGATGTTCCCCGGCCAGTACCGTCCGCTGCTGCGCCCCGGCATGCCGCTGAGGCTGGAGCTCGACGGCTTTCCGTACGCCTACCAGACGCTCACAGTCGAGTCGGTGGGTAACGAGGTGGTGGGACCGGCCGAGGTGCGCCGCTACCTGCGACAGACGACCGCGGACAGCTTTACCCCCCAGGGGTCGTCGGTCATCGTCGAGGCGCGGCTGCCCACGACGTCCTTTACCGACGGCATGAAGACCCTCGGATTCTATGAGGGCATGCAGGGCCGGGCGGAAATCGCCATCCGCTCGGAGAACATTCTCATCAGCCTGGTTCCCGGCCTGAAGGCCATCCGGAAAGAGCATGGCATCTGA
- a CDS encoding efflux RND transporter periplasmic adaptor subunit, whose product MKMFALAAAGIALTLVCMGLLLRLRTGAHGKVVETGTSRPGYDEQGHHAAPTSLAGFTGVIVNRDTVDVSTRVEGLVTEVRVRLGDRVARNQVLAQLDDQQVKNELEVARALLRASRADEEKAALEHQEALERNARNRKAAELRQDALSQEELASSRYQEQYAASRLEAARARVQEQLARVAQLEQRSRDQVIRAPFDGVVTARYVDPGASAPRGTPVVRLVSSAEMWVRFAVPEEQGPALATGQPVDVRIKDLERVLPGIIENFSPEVDSASRMIIAEARLTVGAGEHPPGLSGRVVRVHPVPTTRSSAHPTP is encoded by the coding sequence ATGAAAATGTTTGCACTTGCGGCAGCTGGTATCGCGCTCACCCTGGTGTGCATGGGTTTGCTGCTCCGTCTGCGTACGGGAGCGCACGGGAAGGTCGTTGAAACCGGCACCTCGCGCCCCGGATACGACGAGCAGGGCCACCACGCCGCGCCAACGTCGTTGGCGGGCTTCACCGGAGTGATCGTCAACCGGGATACCGTCGATGTCTCCACCCGTGTGGAAGGACTGGTCACCGAGGTGCGCGTGCGACTGGGGGACCGGGTCGCCCGGAATCAGGTCCTCGCGCAGCTCGATGATCAGCAGGTGAAGAACGAGCTGGAAGTGGCACGGGCGCTGCTGCGCGCGAGCCGCGCAGACGAGGAGAAAGCGGCCCTGGAACACCAGGAAGCCTTGGAGCGGAACGCACGCAACCGGAAGGCCGCCGAGCTCCGGCAGGATGCCCTCTCCCAGGAGGAACTGGCCTCGTCGCGCTACCAGGAACAGTACGCCGCCTCGCGGCTGGAAGCGGCTCGCGCCCGCGTGCAGGAGCAGCTCGCTCGCGTGGCGCAGCTTGAGCAACGAAGTCGCGATCAAGTCATCCGTGCCCCTTTCGATGGAGTGGTCACCGCCCGCTACGTGGATCCGGGCGCATCCGCCCCGCGAGGCACGCCTGTCGTGCGCCTGGTGAGCTCTGCGGAGATGTGGGTGCGCTTCGCTGTCCCGGAGGAGCAGGGCCCTGCCCTCGCCACCGGCCAGCCGGTGGACGTGCGCATCAAGGACCTCGAGCGCGTCCTCCCCGGGATCATCGAGAATTTCTCCCCCGAGGTGGACTCGGCATCCCGAATGATCATCGCGGAGGCCCGGCTCACAGTTGGTGCCGGGGAACACCCTCCAGGACTGTCGGGCAGGGTGGTCCGTGTCCATCCCGTGCCCACCACCCGCAGTTCCGCCCATCCAACCCCATGA